The genomic window TAAAGGGCAAAAAAATCATTTCAGCCATAAAAGGCATAGTACCCGAAGATAATCTGATTATCGGCGAATTTTTGCACGAAAATTATAATATCCCATACGATGATATTTTGGTGGTTAGCGGACCATGCCATGCCGAGGAAGTAGCTTTAGAAAAATTATCATACCTAACCATAGCCTGTACCGATGTAGAAAAGGCATCAACATTTGCTTCATTTTTAAATACCCGTTACATTAAAACAAACGTATCAGACGATATTTTCGGGACGGAATATGCTGCGGTTTTAAAAAATATTTATGCCGTGGCCAGTGGTATTTGTCATGGCATAGGTTATGGCGATAACTTTCAGGCTGTGTTGATCAGCAATGCCATCCGTGAGATTAAACGTTTTGTTGACGCCGTTCATCCCATCAACAGGGATATTATGGAGTCGGCATATCTTGGCGATTTATTGGTTACAGCCTATTCGCAGTTCAGCCGCAACCGTACCTTTGGTAACATGGTAGGCAAAGGTTACACCGTAAAATCTGCCCAATTGGAGATGAATATGATT from Flavobacterium sp. W4I14 includes these protein-coding regions:
- a CDS encoding glycerol-3-phosphate dehydrogenase (NAD(P)+) (product_source=KO:K00057; cath_funfam=1.10.1040.10,3.40.50.720; cog=COG0240; ko=KO:K00057; pfam=PF01210,PF07479; superfamily=48179,51735), which translates into the protein MVPKIAMIGGGSWATAIVKMLADNLSEKEIFWWMRNEAAIAHIKKFKHNPNYISSVEIKLTQEDHISSDINSIINSAEFVILNVPAAFLKDTLTSITAEDLKGKKIISAIKGIVPEDNLIIGEFLHENYNIPYDDILVVSGPCHAEEVALEKLSYLTIACTDVEKASTFASFLNTRYIKTNVSDDIFGTEYAAVLKNIYAVASGICHGIGYGDNFQAVLISNAIREIKRFVDAVHPINRDIMESAYLGDLLVTAYSQFSRNRTFGNMVGKGYTVKSAQLEMNMIAEGYYAVKCMHIKNQAYNVDMPICKAVHSIIYENRSPHIEMKLLAEKLN